The proteins below are encoded in one region of Candidatus Polarisedimenticolaceae bacterium:
- a CDS encoding type IV pilus twitching motility protein PilT produces MAQLDAMLRALADRGARELVLSEGVRPSFRFDEGDRPVSQSVLSRAQIVTLLSELGGDKSRLANGGPTRFAYQLGDGRRFVVDAGGSAGSFSAKLSLEAARPVTAAPPAASAVAPPPPAVPAPASSQPRFDAAKVRAGSPAIEAYFLHLVETGASDLHVSAGETPMLRLHGDMVRIEGAPVLSPEEAARLLFPLMPPRFKQEFEEGNDTDFAHEVPGLARFRCNVFMDRKGVGGVFRVIPSRIPSAEDLGLSKAVLDLCHLSKGLVLVTGPTGSGKSTTLAALVDYVNRNRADHVITIEDPIEFVHANKKCLVNQREVGTHTRGFKTALRAALREDPDIVLVGEMRDLETIAIAIETAETGHLVFGTLHTSTAASTVDRIIDQFPSDRQSQIRVMLSESLKGVISQSLLRKKGGGRVAAMEVLIGVPAIANLIREGKTFQIPSIMQTGRRHGMVLLNDALVELVKKGLVTSEEAYIKAIDKIGFVGQLKSANLEIPSIAAAGTSPP; encoded by the coding sequence TTGGCCCAGCTCGACGCGATGCTCCGCGCCCTCGCCGACCGGGGCGCTCGAGAACTCGTTCTTTCCGAGGGGGTTCGCCCCTCCTTCCGATTCGACGAGGGGGACCGGCCGGTCTCCCAGTCGGTGCTCAGCCGCGCACAGATCGTGACGCTCCTGTCGGAGCTCGGGGGCGACAAGTCCCGCCTGGCGAACGGCGGCCCCACGCGGTTCGCCTACCAGCTCGGCGACGGGCGTCGGTTCGTCGTCGATGCCGGGGGCTCGGCGGGGAGTTTCTCGGCCAAACTCTCCCTGGAGGCGGCCCGGCCCGTGACGGCCGCGCCGCCGGCGGCCAGCGCCGTCGCGCCCCCCCCGCCGGCGGTTCCCGCACCCGCCTCGAGCCAGCCCCGCTTCGACGCCGCGAAGGTGCGCGCGGGCTCCCCCGCGATCGAGGCGTATTTCCTCCACCTGGTGGAGACGGGAGCCAGCGACCTGCACGTGAGCGCCGGCGAGACCCCGATGCTGCGCCTTCACGGGGACATGGTGCGGATCGAGGGCGCCCCCGTGTTGTCTCCGGAGGAGGCGGCGCGCCTGCTCTTCCCGCTGATGCCGCCGCGGTTCAAGCAGGAGTTCGAGGAAGGCAACGACACGGATTTCGCGCACGAGGTTCCGGGGCTCGCCCGCTTCCGCTGCAATGTCTTCATGGATCGCAAGGGCGTCGGCGGCGTCTTCCGCGTGATCCCGAGCAGGATCCCCTCGGCGGAGGACCTCGGCCTGTCGAAGGCCGTGCTCGACCTCTGCCACCTCTCCAAGGGCCTCGTGCTCGTGACGGGGCCGACCGGCTCGGGGAAGTCGACCACCCTGGCGGCTCTCGTCGACTACGTCAACCGGAACCGCGCCGATCACGTCATCACCATCGAGGACCCGATCGAGTTCGTGCACGCGAACAAGAAGTGCCTCGTGAACCAGCGCGAGGTGGGGACGCACACCCGGGGATTCAAGACCGCGCTGCGGGCCGCCCTGCGCGAGGATCCCGACATCGTGCTCGTCGGCGAGATGCGCGACCTGGAGACGATCGCCATCGCGATCGAGACGGCCGAGACCGGCCACCTCGTGTTCGGCACGCTCCACACGTCGACCGCCGCGTCCACGGTCGATCGCATCATCGACCAGTTCCCCAGCGACCGGCAGTCCCAGATCCGCGTGATGCTCTCGGAGTCGCTCAAGGGCGTGATCTCGCAGTCGCTGCTCCGCAAGAAGGGCGGCGGCCGGGTCGCGGCGATGGAAGTGCTGATCGGCGTCCCCGCGATCGCGAACCTGATCCGCGAGGGAAAGACGTTCCAGATCCCGAGCATCATGCAGACCGGCCGCCGACACGGGATGGTCCTGCTGAACGACGCCCTCGTCGAACTCGTGAAGAAGGGACTGGTCACGAGCGAGGAGGCGTACATCAAGGCCATCGACAAGATCGGGTTCGTCGGGCAACTGAAGTCGGCGAATCTCGAGATCCCGTCGATCGCCGCGGCGGGGACCTCGCCCCCCTGA
- the phoU gene encoding phosphate signaling complex protein PhoU codes for MEKLQRHFEEQLDLLAEKILVMGGLVEEAIGRSVQALVDRNSDLARQVIADDDRVDRLELEIDDLCTHVLGLQQPFARDLRFVTTAMKITTDLERIADLACNIAERALELNDEPQLKPYIDIPVMARRAQEMVRGALDAFVQRDVETARRVIAMDDDLDGRMEQVFRELLSFMIEDQRTITRALRLVFVAKAFERIGDQATNVCEQVVYMCEGRVIKHGYLHPEGDSKP; via the coding sequence ATGGAGAAGCTGCAACGCCACTTCGAAGAGCAGCTGGACCTTCTCGCCGAGAAGATCCTCGTCATGGGAGGACTCGTCGAGGAGGCGATCGGGCGCTCCGTCCAGGCTCTCGTGGACCGGAACTCCGACCTCGCGCGCCAGGTGATCGCGGACGACGATCGCGTCGACCGCCTCGAGCTCGAGATCGACGACCTGTGCACCCACGTCCTCGGCCTTCAGCAACCGTTCGCGCGCGACCTGCGGTTCGTGACGACCGCGATGAAGATCACGACGGACCTGGAGCGCATCGCCGACCTCGCCTGCAACATCGCCGAACGCGCGCTCGAGCTGAACGACGAGCCCCAGCTCAAGCCGTACATCGACATCCCCGTGATGGCGCGACGCGCGCAGGAGATGGTCCGGGGCGCCCTCGACGCCTTCGTCCAGCGGGACGTGGAGACCGCGCGGCGCGTCATCGCGATGGACGACGATCTCGACGGCCGCATGGAGCAGGTGTTCCGCGAGCTGCTTTCGTTCATGATCGAGGACCAGCGTACGATCACGCGAGCGCTCCGCCTGGTCTTCGTCGCCAAGGCGTTCGAGCGGATCGGAGACCAGGCCACGAACGTCTGCGAGCAGGTCGTCTACATGTGCGAGGGGCGCGTCATCAAGCACGGATATCTGCACCCCGAGGGCGATTCGAAACCGTGA
- a CDS encoding response regulator transcription factor, with protein sequence MTRRVLLVEDDADIALSLRHNLEREGGFDVTVAPDGERALQAVAVRLPDLIVLDLNLPGMDGLELCRRLRRSEPTASVPIVMVTARIAEADKISGLDLGADDYITKPFSVKEVLARVRAVLRRTERTEGEGETLSDPPIVVDLASRRVLLDATEVALTRKEFDLLADMLRSRGRVLTRERLLERVWGYTYPGETRTVDVHIRRLRKKLGAVADERIETVVGVGYRWRAGA encoded by the coding sequence GTGACGCGCCGCGTGCTCCTCGTCGAGGACGACGCCGACATCGCGTTGTCGCTCAGGCACAACCTCGAGCGCGAGGGCGGCTTCGACGTGACGGTCGCCCCCGACGGCGAGCGCGCGCTCCAGGCGGTCGCCGTCCGCCTCCCCGACCTGATCGTCCTCGACCTGAACCTCCCCGGAATGGACGGGCTCGAGCTCTGCCGCCGCCTCCGCCGCTCCGAACCCACGGCGTCCGTCCCCATCGTGATGGTCACCGCCCGCATCGCGGAAGCCGACAAGATCTCGGGGCTCGACCTGGGCGCCGACGACTACATCACGAAGCCGTTCTCGGTGAAGGAAGTGCTCGCGCGGGTTCGCGCGGTCCTTCGCCGCACGGAGCGGACCGAGGGCGAAGGCGAGACGCTTTCGGACCCGCCGATCGTCGTGGACCTCGCCTCGCGTCGCGTCCTCCTGGACGCGACGGAGGTCGCGTTGACCCGCAAGGAATTCGACCTCCTCGCCGACATGCTCCGCAGTCGCGGGCGCGTGCTGACCCGGGAGCGCCTGCTCGAGCGCGTCTGGGGCTACACCTACCCCGGCGAGACCCGTACGGTCGACGTGCACATCCGACGCCTTCGCAAGAAGCTCGGCGCCGTCGCCGACGAGCGGATCGAGACCGTCGTGGGTGTCGGGTATCGCTGGCGGGCCGGCGCTTGA
- a CDS encoding ATP-binding protein codes for MILRRPAAAYAVAAVLATLLAASAAVALFRSAAIAALQPAPADDRTLLLALLTQESGRIFWTTVLTVATAFALPAAVAWAARRRTRRSLHELTRGAAVAAQGDLASDLPLPEDDEAAELAAAINRMRRALTAKIEEVESDRRLVLSLISGMREGLVWVGPGRRVRMANDTFRQIFALPYDPTGHLLAEVVRNPSVMRELDLALTERGESREFTFHMIGSGRSFEAHVTPLTGRAGERSPGALILFFDVTRLEALERVRQDFVANVSHELRTPLTSIKAFVETLSDDGLEDREQSLKFLSIVRKHADRMGELIDDLTDLSLIETGAVALDQQELDAGEVARDVAAQLALKARAAGVEVAVEIPDPFPVRADRRRLVQILVNLIDNAIKFNRPGGRVVVGGGTEEGRPTLWVEDTGTGIPADSLEQVFHRFYRVDKARSKEIGGTGLGLAIVRHLMRLHGGQVVLASEIGRGSRFTLEFPPPPPP; via the coding sequence TTGATCCTCCGGCGACCGGCCGCCGCGTACGCCGTCGCCGCCGTCCTCGCGACGCTGCTCGCCGCCTCCGCCGCCGTGGCGCTCTTCCGTTCTGCGGCGATCGCCGCGCTCCAGCCCGCGCCCGCCGACGACCGCACGCTCCTGCTGGCGCTGCTGACCCAGGAGAGCGGCCGGATCTTCTGGACGACCGTCCTCACCGTGGCGACCGCCTTCGCTCTCCCGGCCGCCGTCGCCTGGGCGGCCCGAAGACGCACGCGCCGGAGTCTGCACGAGCTGACTCGCGGCGCGGCGGTCGCGGCGCAGGGGGACCTCGCGAGCGACCTCCCCCTTCCCGAGGACGACGAGGCCGCGGAGCTCGCCGCGGCGATCAACCGGATGCGCCGCGCGCTCACGGCGAAGATCGAGGAGGTCGAGTCCGACCGCCGCCTCGTCCTCTCGTTGATCTCGGGGATGCGCGAAGGCCTCGTCTGGGTGGGCCCGGGCCGCCGCGTCCGGATGGCCAACGACACCTTCCGGCAGATCTTCGCGCTCCCCTACGACCCGACGGGTCACCTCCTGGCCGAGGTCGTGCGCAACCCCTCGGTGATGCGGGAGCTCGACCTCGCGCTCACCGAGCGCGGCGAGTCCCGCGAGTTCACGTTTCACATGATCGGAAGCGGACGGTCGTTCGAGGCGCACGTCACGCCCCTCACCGGCCGCGCGGGCGAGCGCTCCCCCGGCGCGCTCATCCTCTTCTTCGACGTGACCCGGCTCGAAGCGCTCGAGCGGGTGCGGCAGGATTTCGTCGCGAACGTCTCCCACGAGCTTCGGACGCCGCTGACCTCCATCAAGGCCTTCGTCGAGACGCTCAGCGACGACGGCCTGGAGGATCGCGAACAGAGCCTGAAGTTCCTGTCGATCGTTCGCAAGCACGCGGACCGCATGGGCGAGCTGATCGACGACCTGACGGACCTGTCGCTGATCGAGACGGGCGCGGTGGCGCTCGACCAGCAGGAGCTCGACGCGGGGGAAGTCGCGCGGGACGTCGCGGCCCAGCTCGCGCTCAAGGCACGTGCGGCGGGGGTCGAGGTCGCCGTCGAGATTCCCGACCCCTTCCCGGTGCGGGCGGACCGGCGCCGGCTCGTGCAGATCCTCGTCAATCTCATCGACAACGCGATCAAGTTCAACCGGCCGGGCGGGCGCGTGGTCGTCGGCGGCGGAACCGAGGAAGGGCGGCCGACGCTGTGGGTCGAGGACACCGGGACGGGGATCCCGGCCGACAGCCTGGAGCAGGTCTTCCACCGCTTCTATCGCGTGGACAAGGCGCGGTCGAAGGAAATCGGGGGAACCGGGCTCGGCCTCGCGATCGTCCGCCACCTGATGCGCCTGCACGGCGGCCAGGTGGTGCTCGCGTCCGAGATCGGCCGCGGGTCGCGGTTCACGCTGGAGTTCCCGCCTCCTCCCCCGCCGTGA
- a CDS encoding peptidylprolyl isomerase — MSLAAAVTLAFALAGAVPTASAGGELPEGLPEGWYAILDTDAGAIVARLLPEQAPQSVAHLAAFAEGRLTWTDAFTGESVRRPYYDGLAIHRVVAGERFEAGDPTGTGRGAPPVWVPQEGDGSVNFSKAYRVGLTRTGQGRVNGAIFFVTAIPAPWLNRRHPCIGEIVAGREVVDRICARKTDDGGRPLDKVTIRKVTVRAVGAPRPLPDPVPYDPPTPELQMRKPSEPVAR, encoded by the coding sequence GTGAGCCTCGCCGCGGCGGTGACCCTCGCCTTCGCCCTCGCGGGCGCGGTTCCGACCGCGTCCGCGGGGGGTGAGCTTCCCGAGGGCCTGCCGGAAGGGTGGTACGCGATCCTCGACACCGACGCCGGCGCGATCGTGGCCCGACTGCTCCCGGAACAGGCGCCCCAGTCGGTCGCGCACCTCGCGGCCTTCGCGGAGGGACGCCTCACGTGGACGGACGCGTTCACCGGGGAATCGGTCCGCCGCCCCTACTACGACGGCCTCGCCATCCATCGAGTCGTCGCCGGGGAGCGCTTCGAGGCGGGCGATCCGACCGGGACCGGGCGAGGCGCCCCTCCGGTCTGGGTTCCCCAGGAGGGGGACGGAAGCGTCAACTTCTCGAAGGCCTACCGCGTGGGCCTCACCCGCACCGGACAGGGTCGGGTGAACGGAGCGATCTTCTTCGTCACGGCGATCCCGGCCCCGTGGCTGAACCGGCGGCATCCGTGCATCGGGGAGATCGTGGCGGGGCGCGAAGTCGTCGATCGGATCTGCGCGCGCAAGACCGACGACGGGGGGCGCCCGCTCGACAAGGTCACGATCCGGAAGGTGACGGTTCGCGCGGTGGGCGCGCCGAGGCCGCTGCCGGACCCGGTCCCCTACGACCCTCCGACGCCCGAGCTCCAGATGCGGAAACCCTCGGAGCCGGTCGCGCGCTGA
- a CDS encoding dCMP deaminase family protein translates to MSQRVDWHTYFMNIARQAATRSTCDRKHVGAVIVRDKTILSTGYNGSIRGMPHCDDVGHLMENGHCVATVHAEANAIIQAAKNGVRIDGAELYTTASPCWNCFKLIANAGIGTIYYGEFYRDTRSIDVAAQLGIELIDLSGAGAGEKKAGA, encoded by the coding sequence ATGTCGCAAAGAGTCGACTGGCACACCTACTTCATGAACATCGCCCGGCAGGCGGCCACTCGCTCCACCTGCGACCGCAAGCACGTCGGGGCCGTCATCGTCCGCGACAAGACCATCCTCTCCACCGGATATAACGGCTCGATCCGGGGAATGCCTCACTGCGACGACGTGGGGCACCTGATGGAGAACGGACACTGCGTCGCGACCGTGCACGCCGAGGCGAACGCCATCATCCAGGCGGCGAAGAACGGCGTGAGGATCGACGGGGCGGAGCTCTACACCACGGCGTCGCCGTGCTGGAATTGCTTCAAACTCATCGCCAATGCCGGTATCGGGACGATCTACTACGGCGAGTTCTACCGCGACACGAGGAGCATCGACGTCGCCGCGCAACTCGGGATCGAGCTGATCGATCTGAGCGGGGCCGGGGCGGGAGAAAAAAAGGCCGGCGCGTGA
- a CDS encoding peptidylprolyl isomerase, giving the protein MTKPFLAAFAILSVATAFAADPAPAPAPAKPKGDKAIEAIDRQIQAQKIDKSASNWRTRLPMPQVVAFEAGRSYFARIQTNKGPIRIKFLPETAPMHVTSFIYLSKLGFYDGLSFHRVITGFMAQGGCPLGTGTGGPGYKFNGEFDGPARHDKPGVLSMANAGPGTDGSQFFLTFVPTSWLDGKHTIFGNVVEGMDTLKALEAAGSRSGQTSEKLVMEKVSIEVE; this is encoded by the coding sequence ATGACGAAACCGTTCTTGGCGGCGTTCGCGATCCTCAGCGTCGCCACCGCATTCGCCGCCGATCCGGCACCCGCGCCGGCACCGGCCAAGCCCAAAGGAGACAAGGCCATCGAAGCGATCGACCGCCAGATCCAGGCCCAGAAGATCGACAAGAGCGCGTCGAACTGGCGGACGCGACTCCCGATGCCCCAGGTGGTCGCCTTCGAGGCCGGCCGCTCGTACTTCGCGCGGATTCAGACCAACAAGGGCCCGATCCGGATCAAGTTCCTTCCCGAGACCGCGCCGATGCACGTCACGAGCTTCATCTACCTTTCGAAGCTCGGCTTCTACGACGGCCTCTCGTTCCATCGGGTGATCACCGGCTTCATGGCGCAGGGGGGCTGCCCGCTCGGCACCGGCACCGGCGGCCCCGGCTACAAGTTCAACGGCGAGTTCGACGGACCCGCCCGGCACGACAAGCCCGGAGTGCTGTCCATGGCGAATGCCGGTCCGGGCACCGACGGAAGCCAGTTCTTCCTGACGTTCGTTCCGACGTCCTGGCTCGACGGCAAACACACGATCTTCGGCAACGTCGTCGAGGGGATGGACACGCTGAAGGCCCTCGAGGCCGCAGGCTCGCGCTCCGGCCAGACGTCCGAGAAACTCGTGATGGAGAAGGTCTCCATCGAGGTCGAGTGA